A genomic segment from Myxococcales bacterium encodes:
- a CDS encoding DsrE family protein: MAGKFCVTLTHAKDDADRATVAFVVANAAVASDKETMMFLSTEAVHLAVVGYADGIHEEGFAALADLIKNFTTAGGKIFVCSPCFKKRGLDEAKLVPGATIVGGAKLVEFLSAGSPSVSY, from the coding sequence ATGGCTGGAAAATTCTGTGTCACGCTCACGCATGCCAAGGATGATGCGGACCGCGCCACCGTCGCGTTCGTAGTCGCCAACGCGGCCGTCGCCTCCGACAAGGAGACGATGATGTTTTTGTCGACGGAAGCCGTTCATCTCGCCGTCGTCGGGTACGCCGACGGCATCCACGAAGAGGGCTTCGCCGCCCTCGCCGATCTGATCAAGAACTTCACCACCGCGGGAGGGAAGATCTTCGTCTGCTCGCCCTGCTTCAAGAAGCGCGGTCTCGACGAGGCCAAGCTCGTTCCCGGCGCCACCATTGTCGGCGGGGCGAAGCTCGTTGAATTTCTCTCGGCGGGCTCGCCAAGCGTTTCCTACTGA
- a CDS encoding sulfurtransferase TusA family protein has translation MATPHDDWDAGDMSCGDLVLELFLRMKRLPPHTVLRVRATDAAAPLDIPAWCSMTGHVLLSAIPPIYLLQTKEG, from the coding sequence ATGGCAACACCGCACGACGACTGGGACGCCGGTGACATGAGCTGCGGTGACCTCGTCCTCGAGCTCTTTCTCAGGATGAAGCGTTTGCCACCTCACACCGTTCTCCGTGTTCGTGCTACCGACGCTGCGGCGCCGCTGGACATCCCCGCTTGGTGCTCGATGACGGGACACGTGCTGTTGTCGGCGATCCCGCCGATCTATCTCCTACAAACGAAAGAGGGCTAG
- a CDS encoding radical SAM protein encodes MDPRTTARNLLEEGLLRQTPRASRVYHAPNLVVLERDGVSLAIAPSRPHWIATNARGAEVLRLLDGRTTVLEVANKLARERREPVEATLEEVAGFLDAAHAETFVTLRPDLSPPYRGRGEAVRPGRLSELYVFVTNDCNLRCTHCYVSSGDYVPPEELTTEELKRLIDDAKELGVSRFYFTGGEPFMRKDIFELIDYVCRDAELVILSNAMYFVGKNVERLRDVASRANAELRRLFFQVSLDGPTAELHEQVRGPNSFGKTIEGIKTLVALDLTPAVSTSINVDNQDHIAATTRLVASLGVKEHHILWLQERGRAYDNDQLLIAPSAVTRIMREPGAWPTRWASSSTTRRVIASGYAASATERPTFATAATRASTCSATARSTLACGSVARRRWRAARFVKGLSETSGSSPPFWKASAKTPCRSARDAATAT; translated from the coding sequence ATGGACCCGCGGACGACTGCGCGCAACCTCCTCGAAGAGGGGCTTCTTCGTCAAACGCCGCGAGCGTCCCGTGTCTACCATGCGCCGAACCTCGTCGTGCTCGAGCGCGACGGCGTCTCGCTCGCGATCGCGCCGTCGCGCCCGCACTGGATCGCGACCAACGCCCGCGGCGCGGAAGTCTTGCGGCTCCTCGATGGGCGCACGACGGTTCTGGAAGTCGCCAACAAGCTCGCCCGAGAGCGGCGCGAGCCGGTCGAGGCGACGCTCGAAGAGGTCGCCGGGTTTCTTGACGCCGCCCACGCAGAGACCTTCGTCACGCTGCGACCAGACCTCTCGCCGCCCTACCGCGGTCGCGGTGAGGCCGTCAGGCCCGGCCGGCTGTCGGAGCTCTACGTCTTTGTCACGAACGACTGCAATCTCCGTTGCACCCACTGCTACGTCTCCTCCGGCGACTACGTGCCGCCGGAAGAGCTGACCACCGAGGAGCTCAAGAGACTCATCGACGACGCGAAGGAGCTCGGCGTCTCGCGCTTCTACTTCACGGGCGGCGAGCCGTTCATGCGCAAGGACATCTTCGAGCTCATCGACTACGTGTGCCGTGACGCCGAGCTCGTGATTCTGTCGAACGCGATGTACTTCGTAGGGAAGAACGTCGAGCGTCTTCGAGACGTAGCGTCTCGCGCCAACGCGGAGTTACGCCGCCTGTTCTTCCAGGTGTCGCTCGATGGGCCTACGGCCGAGCTGCACGAGCAGGTGCGCGGCCCAAATAGCTTCGGCAAGACGATTGAGGGCATCAAGACGCTCGTCGCCCTCGACCTCACGCCGGCCGTCAGTACCTCCATCAACGTCGACAACCAGGACCACATCGCCGCGACGACACGGCTCGTGGCCTCCCTCGGCGTCAAGGAGCACCACATCCTTTGGCTTCAGGAGCGCGGTCGCGCCTACGACAACGACCAGCTCCTCATTGCCCCGTCGGCGGTGACGCGCATCATGCGCGAGCCCGGAGCGTGGCCGACGAGGTGGGCGTCGTCGTCGACAACGAGACGAGTCATCGCGTCCGGGTACGCGGCAAGCGCGACCGAAAGACCGACCTTTGCAACTGCGGCTACGAGAGCCTCGACGTGTTCAGCGACTGCCAGGTCTACCCTTGCGTGTGGTTCAGTGGCGCGCCGACGATGGCGTGCGGCTCGATTCGTGAAAGGTCTCTCCGAGACATCTGGCTCGAGTCCCCCATTCTGGAAGGCATCCGCCAAAACTCCGTGCAGAAGCGCGAGGGATGCAGCGACTGCCACCTGA
- a CDS encoding sulfurtransferase TusA family protein, whose protein sequence is MGQSCVELLLPMAKLVKGLATGAVLRIVTDDPAAREDLGAWCSMTGNELAFVDRKVGYATYYVRRGALS, encoded by the coding sequence ATGGGGCAATCGTGCGTCGAGCTGCTCTTGCCCATGGCCAAGCTCGTCAAGGGCCTCGCCACAGGCGCCGTCCTGCGCATCGTCACCGATGACCCGGCGGCCCGCGAAGATCTTGGCGCGTGGTGCAGCATGACCGGCAATGAGCTCGCCTTCGTGGACCGGAAGGTCGGGTACGCCACGTACTACGTGCGCCGCGGCGCCCTTTCCTGA
- a CDS encoding transglutaminase domain-containing protein, whose translation MTPSKAVTSLLFVLAGCAGTPPPPQTPAVGPAIATSPVPARSATFAAQNEVKIQVPEGAKLVRLWMAMPQEDTAQDVREFQVTAPAPHRVEGDKDGNKFVYVEFKEPKDKELLVRETFVVTRREVKSGVDASKSRPITDAERAQYAAHLGPNENVVIDDEIRKLSASIVGTEKNPVLASRKLYDWVLNNVEYWVKDPKNKKASPIGSTTYCLTNKTGNCTDFHSLWTSLARAQGIPTRMIYGSFFKAELDGQSEDQSYHCWPEFYAPGFGWVPHDVAIADIFAGDFQTTPDNEKPVRLTTGDGYRGGDRAKVDYYFGNIDERRVTWSRGRDLTLSPKQEGGPVNALPKAYVEIDGKVAAEKVAWTRKLTFKEQKSK comes from the coding sequence ATGACGCCCAGCAAAGCAGTGACTTCGCTTCTCTTCGTTCTCGCCGGGTGTGCAGGCACGCCGCCGCCGCCCCAGACCCCGGCCGTGGGGCCCGCGATCGCGACGTCTCCGGTACCAGCCAGGAGCGCCACGTTCGCCGCGCAGAATGAGGTGAAGATTCAGGTGCCCGAGGGCGCCAAGCTTGTGCGCCTCTGGATGGCGATGCCACAAGAAGACACCGCTCAAGACGTGCGTGAGTTCCAGGTCACGGCGCCGGCGCCTCACCGCGTCGAAGGCGACAAGGACGGCAACAAGTTTGTTTATGTCGAGTTCAAGGAACCCAAGGACAAGGAGCTCCTCGTCCGCGAAACCTTCGTGGTCACGCGTCGTGAAGTGAAGAGCGGCGTCGATGCGTCGAAGTCTCGGCCCATCACCGACGCAGAGCGCGCCCAATACGCAGCACACTTGGGGCCGAACGAGAACGTCGTCATCGACGACGAAATTCGCAAATTGTCTGCCAGCATCGTCGGAACGGAGAAGAACCCGGTCCTGGCGTCGCGGAAGCTCTACGACTGGGTCCTCAACAACGTGGAATATTGGGTCAAGGACCCCAAGAACAAGAAGGCCTCCCCGATCGGAAGCACCACGTACTGCCTGACCAACAAGACGGGCAACTGCACGGACTTCCACTCGCTCTGGACGTCCCTCGCGCGCGCCCAGGGAATCCCGACCCGCATGATCTACGGCTCCTTCTTCAAGGCCGAGCTCGACGGGCAGAGCGAAGATCAGAGCTACCACTGCTGGCCGGAGTTCTACGCGCCGGGCTTCGGTTGGGTGCCCCACGACGTGGCCATCGCGGACATCTTCGCCGGCGACTTCCAAACGACCCCCGACAACGAGAAGCCCGTTCGGCTGACCACCGGCGACGGCTACCGAGGCGGCGATCGGGCCAAGGTTGACTACTACTTCGGCAACATCGACGAGCGTCGCGTCACGTGGTCGCGAGGCCGCGATCTCACGTTGTCCCCCAAACAAGAAGGCGGACCGGTCAACGCGCTGCCCAAGGCCTACGTCGAAATCGACGGCAAAGTGGCGGCAGAGAAGGTCGCGTGGACCCGCAAGCTCACCTTCAAAGAACAGAAGAGCAAGTGA
- a CDS encoding TIGR04282 family arsenosugar biosynthesis glycosyltransferase, producing MAFGEREASALPTIAVMAKRPALGTVKTRLGPLLSADEILRLYEAFLGDKIEQVRTVRGARVVVAVAPPDPPASVTPWTGDDVTLVAQEGADLGARLFHLAERHFAASAAPLLIVDSDTPTLPPTFFEEAFAALETGGAHVVLGPAADGGYYLIGLRAPWKELFEGVAWSTSRVLSQTLDRANANQLAVHLLQSWRDIDTPADLMGLARELERRPVATPGFPRRTAAALRSMSLPPAGDLERNEHWQTLATRAVYENRWMRVSESVVTLPNGHRTLYGVVETSPCVGILPFVDESHVLLVRQFRYVARRFTWEIPTGGVHQGEAVVDAARRELREEAGYDAARLVPLTQFTPSKSILDEVAHLFVARDLTAVEAQHDETESITTQVFSLAEAIAMARSGGSSTACRSLRCYSPRRAEQPGAARGETRRGWDQSEPVAEDACSRSASSSSADMKPTCLASSTPSGRSTMTIGDAPP from the coding sequence ATGGCCTTCGGTGAACGTGAGGCAAGCGCGTTGCCCACGATCGCGGTGATGGCCAAACGGCCTGCGCTCGGCACCGTCAAGACGCGGCTCGGGCCCCTGCTCTCGGCGGACGAGATACTGCGGCTCTACGAAGCGTTCCTTGGCGACAAGATCGAACAGGTGCGGACGGTGCGCGGCGCGCGCGTCGTCGTCGCCGTCGCGCCGCCGGACCCGCCGGCTTCCGTGACGCCGTGGACCGGCGATGACGTGACGTTGGTTGCGCAGGAGGGTGCGGACCTCGGCGCGCGGCTCTTCCACTTGGCAGAGCGCCACTTCGCGGCCAGCGCGGCGCCGCTCCTGATCGTCGACAGCGACACGCCGACGCTGCCACCGACGTTCTTCGAGGAGGCCTTCGCGGCGCTGGAGACTGGAGGCGCGCACGTCGTCCTCGGGCCCGCAGCCGACGGGGGCTACTACCTGATCGGCCTCCGAGCCCCTTGGAAGGAGCTCTTCGAAGGGGTGGCGTGGAGCACCTCGCGCGTGCTGAGTCAGACGCTCGACCGCGCGAACGCGAACCAGCTCGCGGTTCACCTCCTGCAAAGCTGGCGTGACATCGACACGCCCGCCGACCTAATGGGCCTCGCGCGTGAGCTCGAGCGGCGCCCCGTCGCAACGCCCGGCTTTCCACGGCGCACGGCCGCCGCGCTCCGCTCGATGTCTCTCCCGCCCGCAGGAGACCTCGAACGCAACGAACACTGGCAGACGCTCGCAACGCGCGCGGTCTACGAGAACCGGTGGATGCGGGTCAGCGAGAGCGTTGTGACGCTGCCAAACGGTCACCGAACGCTCTACGGCGTCGTCGAGACGAGTCCCTGCGTCGGCATCCTGCCGTTCGTCGACGAATCGCACGTGCTCCTCGTTCGGCAGTTTCGCTACGTGGCGCGGCGATTCACCTGGGAGATCCCCACGGGCGGCGTCCACCAAGGCGAAGCCGTCGTTGATGCGGCCCGTCGCGAACTGCGTGAAGAAGCCGGCTACGACGCCGCGCGCCTCGTGCCGCTGACGCAGTTCACGCCGAGCAAGAGCATCCTGGACGAAGTCGCACACCTCTTCGTTGCTCGCGACTTGACGGCGGTCGAAGCCCAGCACGACGAGACGGAGTCGATCACGACCCAGGTGTTTAGCTTGGCAGAGGCGATCGCCATGGCGCGAAGCGGTGGATCATCGACAGCATGTCGATCATTGCGCTGCTACTCGCCGCGAAGAGCTGAGCAACCTGGGGCGGCGCGAGGCGAAACGAGGCGGGGGTGGGATCAGAGCGAGCCCGTCGCGGAAGACGCCTGCAGCAGGAGCGCTTCGAGCTCCTCGGCGGACATGAAGCCGACGTGCTTGGCCAGCTCAACGCCGTCGGGGCGCAGCACGATGACGATCGGTGACGCGCCCCCGTAG
- a CDS encoding nucleoside phosphorylase — MATTPLLEGKAHDAPSEFRPENLLREARRQKSLQERPIPRVCLLDPDGDVVRMLKRRGTGRVSDAWACYHTELYEFEAAGEVCGVVGCAVGSSFAVLIAEQMFQSGCELLISITSSGQIVSAGPTPYFVLIERALRDEGTSYHYLPPSEFSELPAAVREGAARLLGTMPSLIRGATWTTDAPFRETRAAIERAEGLGILAVEMEAAALYAFGTANRRRVLCFAHVTNQMAREPGDFEKGEDMGAHDALELFAATVRAFRTEVGA; from the coding sequence ATGGCAACCACGCCGCTCCTCGAGGGCAAGGCTCACGACGCGCCGTCGGAATTTCGACCCGAGAACCTCTTGCGTGAGGCGCGAAGGCAGAAGTCCCTCCAGGAACGCCCGATCCCTCGCGTTTGCCTCCTCGACCCCGACGGCGACGTCGTTCGCATGCTCAAGCGGCGCGGCACAGGTCGGGTGAGCGACGCTTGGGCCTGCTACCACACGGAGCTCTACGAGTTCGAGGCCGCCGGCGAGGTCTGCGGCGTGGTCGGTTGCGCCGTCGGGTCCTCGTTTGCGGTCTTGATCGCCGAGCAGATGTTCCAGAGTGGCTGCGAGCTCCTCATCAGCATCACCTCGTCGGGTCAGATCGTCTCCGCCGGGCCGACGCCGTATTTTGTGCTGATCGAGCGCGCGCTCCGCGACGAAGGCACGAGTTACCACTACCTGCCGCCGTCGGAGTTCAGCGAGCTACCCGCCGCCGTCCGAGAGGGCGCCGCGCGACTCTTGGGGACCATGCCGTCGCTCATCCGCGGCGCCACGTGGACGACCGACGCGCCCTTCCGCGAGACGCGCGCGGCCATCGAGCGAGCCGAAGGACTCGGCATCCTGGCCGTCGAGATGGAAGCCGCAGCGCTCTACGCCTTCGGAACCGCCAACCGACGCCGGGTCCTGTGTTTTGCTCATGTGACCAACCAGATGGCGCGAGAGCCGGGCGACTTCGAGAAGGGCGAAGACATGGGAGCGCACGACGCGCTCGAGCTCTTCGCGGCGACCGTTCGTGCGTTTCGCACCGAGGTTGGTGCCTGA
- a CDS encoding NAD-dependent epimerase/dehydratase family protein, which translates to MRALVTGGAGFIGSHLVDALLAGGAEVRVLDNLLPQAHRTGRPVNVAPEAELQVADLRDRDAVDVALHGVDTVFHLGGIVGNGQSMLDVRRYADINVVGTATLLEAMIGKRAQFRRLVVASSMVVYGDGAYACPQHGALSVPVEREVARLTRGQWEPTCPLCGAEVSARPTDESQPLRPTSVYGVNKRDQEELALVVGRAHELPTIALRYLNTYGSRQALSNPYTGVCALMVTRMLAGRRPTIFEDGAQLRDPTHVSDIVRATLAAADAGEGALYRAINVGRGEPVSVAAMARALARALGRDIEPHITGEFRAGDIRHCYADVSLAKTLLHWSAQVSFEEGARELAAWAAHQAPDDLTDVANDELRQKGLIR; encoded by the coding sequence ATGCGCGCGCTCGTGACCGGCGGAGCCGGCTTTATCGGATCGCACCTCGTCGACGCGCTCCTCGCGGGCGGCGCCGAGGTTCGCGTGCTCGACAACCTCTTGCCTCAGGCGCATCGCACGGGGCGTCCGGTAAACGTCGCCCCCGAGGCCGAGCTGCAGGTCGCTGACCTTCGAGATCGCGACGCCGTCGACGTCGCGCTCCACGGCGTCGACACGGTCTTTCACTTGGGCGGCATCGTCGGCAATGGCCAGTCGATGCTCGATGTTCGCCGCTACGCGGACATCAACGTCGTGGGAACCGCCACGCTGCTCGAAGCGATGATCGGCAAACGCGCCCAGTTTCGACGCCTGGTCGTGGCGTCGTCGATGGTCGTCTACGGAGACGGCGCCTACGCGTGTCCCCAGCACGGGGCGCTCAGCGTTCCCGTCGAGCGCGAGGTTGCGCGCCTCACGCGCGGCCAATGGGAACCGACCTGCCCGCTGTGCGGGGCCGAGGTGTCCGCGCGGCCTACCGACGAGTCGCAGCCGCTAAGACCGACGAGCGTCTACGGCGTCAACAAGCGCGATCAAGAGGAGCTCGCCCTCGTCGTGGGACGCGCGCACGAGCTTCCAACGATCGCGCTCCGCTACTTGAACACCTATGGCTCTCGTCAGGCGCTCTCGAACCCGTACACGGGCGTCTGCGCGCTCATGGTCACGCGAATGCTCGCGGGTCGACGGCCTACGATTTTCGAGGATGGCGCTCAGCTCCGCGATCCCACCCACGTCTCGGACATCGTCCGCGCCACCCTCGCCGCCGCCGACGCGGGCGAGGGCGCCCTCTATCGCGCCATCAACGTCGGACGCGGCGAGCCCGTGTCGGTCGCCGCCATGGCGCGTGCGCTCGCGCGCGCCCTCGGTCGCGACATCGAGCCGCACATCACGGGGGAGTTTCGCGCTGGCGACATTCGTCACTGCTACGCCGACGTGAGCCTTGCCAAGACGCTCCTCCATTGGAGCGCGCAGGTGTCGTTCGAGGAAGGGGCGCGCGAACTCGCCGCCTGGGCGGCCCATCAGGCGCCCGACGACCTCACCGACGTCGCCAATGATGAGCTGCGCCAGAAGGGGCTCATCCGTTGA
- a CDS encoding glycosyltransferase family 2 protein, with protein sequence MNEAANIAPLVAALSALGVAAIVVDNGSTDDTAAVARAAGATVVSEPIAGYGRACKSGLQAALEADFDVIAFMDADGSDPPHELVRLVEALEGYDVVLGTRPRFSRGWRAMPQAQKFGNWLAPLLLRLTTGARYADMPSFKVFSREALLRLAPQDETYGFTIELLVRAHALGLRVTEVPIDYRPRAAGESKVSGDLRASAKAAVRILSVVGRYAWEAKRRRR encoded by the coding sequence ATGAACGAAGCGGCGAACATCGCGCCCCTCGTCGCCGCCCTTTCCGCGCTGGGCGTAGCGGCCATCGTCGTCGACAACGGCAGCACGGACGACACGGCGGCCGTCGCACGAGCGGCCGGCGCCACGGTCGTGAGCGAACCCATCGCCGGCTACGGTCGCGCGTGCAAGAGCGGTCTCCAAGCCGCCCTCGAAGCCGACTTCGATGTCATTGCATTCATGGACGCCGACGGCAGCGATCCGCCCCACGAGCTCGTGCGCCTCGTAGAGGCCCTGGAGGGTTACGACGTGGTCCTCGGGACGAGGCCACGCTTTAGCCGCGGCTGGCGCGCCATGCCCCAGGCTCAGAAATTCGGCAACTGGTTGGCGCCGCTCTTGCTGCGCTTGACCACGGGCGCGCGTTACGCCGACATGCCGTCGTTCAAAGTGTTCAGCCGGGAGGCGCTCCTTCGCCTCGCCCCTCAGGACGAGACCTATGGCTTCACCATCGAGCTGCTCGTTCGCGCGCACGCGCTCGGCTTGCGGGTCACGGAAGTGCCCATCGACTATCGGCCACGCGCCGCCGGTGAGTCGAAGGTCTCGGGAGACCTGCGCGCGAGCGCCAAGGCCGCCGTTCGCATCCTCTCCGTCGTGGGCCGCTACGCGTGGGAGGCGAAGCGAAGACGCCGGTAG